The nucleotide sequence TCGCATGTTTAGATGTGCTTGTTGGCCCAACTTGTGTCCCTACAACAACCGCAAACTCATGTTCCGTTCCAAATAGTGTGTTTTTCTTAGCTATAGTGCTAAACACAAGGGCGTTAAATTCTTAGATGTTCCTACTAGTTGAGTATATATTTCTCGTGATGTCGTCTTTGATGAAACCGTTTTCCCTTTCGCTCATTTACATCCTAATGCCGGTGCCTTGTTTCGAAAAGAAATCCTCCTTTTATCCTCTCATTTAACAGGTTTTAAGCATGGGGATGGCAATTGTAGTGATTATATGACTAATGCTTCTAACCATGAAAAGGAGGATTGTGGTGATGCAGAATCAGATCAGGAAGCAGCAGATTTTTTGAGGAAAAACAGTGAAGAAAATAGTATAAACGGCCTAAATTTCATGTGTCCGCTATGTGCCAACCCTGCAGCCAGATCTCCCTCAGGATCGGCAGCTGCAGATCTGACATCATCAACCCTGGGATCAGTGCCTCGGTTGCAGGCGCGCGCTGACGGCGTCAGCACGGAAGCGCCGGTCTTTCCATCTGTGCCCGACACGCGTCAGGGCGTGGACCCACCTCGCCACACGCACACGCCGCCTTGCAGGGACAAGCCAACCGACCGGTTTGGTACAACCCCGCTTGTCTACGCCAGGCGCGCGAGCCACCAATCCCGCGCGGGCGCCGATCCTCAGGTGTATGTGGAGGCGCGTGGGCTGGGCCCAGCAGATAGAGTGCCCGGATCTTCTGTGTCGCCCGCCTTCACGTCATGCCTTTGGCCTGGCCACAGAAGATCTCGCACCTGCCACCAGCAGCGAATCTGCTCCCGGATTGCTAGGAACTCCTATAGCGGACCAGTCTTCAGGATCGTCTGTGACAATTTCTGATGCGGTGGTGCAGCAAGTTGGAAAAGTCCTCCACATGGAGAAGGCAAGGGCCTCTCGCCACGGCTACAAAAATGTCCTCCACATGGATGGGCATTTTTCGGTGAGGGAGAACAAGAAAGAGGAGAGGTATAATTTTATGTTGAATGCGCGAAAGGAGATGATGGATTGGGACCGGAAGAGGATGGAGAAGAAGTTGAaaattgagagggagaagatcAAGTTGGAGAAGCACGAGGTTGCGATCAAATGGGAGCTCGAGAAGACCAAGACATTTGGAGAGATTGAGCTCGAGATTAAGAAGTTGCAAATCGCACAGAACGTGGAGGATGCGAAAATAATATTGGCGGACCAAATCATCTTGAATGAGCATGCAAAGAAGTGGCTTATGGAGAAAAAGAAGATCAATGGCCGTAGGAAGTACGAGGTGGAGAGGGTGGCTACGCCAGCAGCGGCGCATGCGGCAAGGATGCAAGCAGGCGAAGTAGGCGGCCTGGATGTAGGAGttcccgtgggggggggggggggggggggtaaggtaAGTCCAATATTATATGGTAAAAAGAAAGAAAGATGGCAAAAAAGATTGCAAGTCCGGTGATAGCGTTTCAAGGTCCGTATGAGAAAAAAATCTGGCAGATTAGTTACCTTCGTCGGCGTTCAGTCGCAACTCGCAACACCGTCAGCGATCCGTACTTCAGTCATGCCCACGGTTTTGGGTACCGCCCGAGAAAAACGGTTACCGGGCGGATACCGAGTTTCTCGCTGCCCCACGAGAAAGATCGATCCCGAGCAAAAAATtccgatttttttgaatttttacgtACAACGTAGTCTGAAATAAGGGAGCATCTCTGCAGTATGACAAAACTTAGCTGCGACGCGATTGTAACCATGTAGTTACTTCACCCAGACGACCCAGGTTCGATTCCCCTACTCTAAACAACATTTTTTTgtctatttttcaaaaaaattacgTGAAAAAAGAAGTAGCGGGCAAGAGTCGAACTCCTGACCTCTTTACCTAGAGCGGGTAGATGTTCCACTGAGATACTACCAGTTCGTTGTGCAATGTCAGTTTAAGTTCTATCTAACTCTAGTataaaaaaaaattgaattcaaaattcaaaaataaatttcgTCCGAAATATATtcggtatttctcggtaaccgtggtaaccgagaatctcgcccccccccccccccccccacgagaaAATTCGTCCATTCGAAATCCAAAACCTTGGTCGTGCCCTCGCCTTCCTCCTTCCGGATCCACCCCACATACCATGTCCATTCCAGCGTCGCAGGTATCTGGCACGGCAGATCAGATCGGGATCTGGCGCAGCGACCACCGACCATGAGCGAGGAGTCGCCGTGCACCCTCCTGCTGCCGTTCTTGGACAAGAGCACCCACCGGGCGGCCGAGGAGCTCAAGGCTGGCCTCCATGCGAGCGACGTCGGCGCAAAGGTCGACGCTCTGAAGCGCGCGGTCATGCTCCACCTCAACGGCGACACGGTCCACTTCCTTGTCATCGTCGTCCGCTGCGTCCTCCCCTCCAAGGAACACATCATCCAGAGGCTCCTCCTCGTGTACCTCGAGGTTGTGGACAAGCGGGACCAAGCCTCCGGCAAGGTCATCCCGGAGATGATCCTCCTCTCCCACCACCTCCGCAACAACCTCCAGCACCCCAACGAATACATCCACGGCGTCACGCTGCGGTTCCTCTGCCGGCTCCGCGAGCCGGAGCTGCTCCAGCCGATTGTGCCCGCCATCATCGCCAATCTCGAGCACCCGCACCCTTTCGTCCGCCGACACGCGCTCTCCGCAATCTCTGTGATCTTCCGCCTGCCTTGTGGCGAGCAGCTCATTCCAAACGCGCCTTACCTTGTGGATCGTGCTCTCGCCATGGAGCAGGACCCAAGTGCACGGAGGAACGCGTTCCTCATGCTCTGCGACTGCTCGCCGGATCATGCGAACGCTTACTTGCTCAGCAACGCTGCCCGCGACGCCGAGTGGCCCATCGCCCTCCAGATGGCCGCCCTCGATTTCGTTCGCAAAGCCTACTCTCCTCGCTTCAGAACCACGTACATTGAGATCATCATGTCCCTCATCTCCACTGGCACAACTGATGCTGTTGTAGTATATGACTGCGCACGCACGCTCTTGTCTGTCTCCCGTGCACCGACCTTGATCCGCGCTGCTGTGGAAGCCTACTTCCGGCTGCTCAACTCACAAAGTGACAAGAAGGTGAGGCTTGTTATCCTGGACAGCCTGCACGAGCTGTGCACCTCACACCATTATATGATGGTCTCTTTTGTCATGGACATCCTGCACTTGCTTGCCAGAGCTGATGCTGATCAGCTGGATGTCAGAAGCAAGGCTCTGGATTTGGTGCTTGGTTTGATCACCGCGCAGAATGTGGAGAAGGTCGTTTTATACCTCAAGAAGGAGGTTTTTGAGACAATGGACAGTGGGCATAAGATGGCCTATGAATACTACCTGATGCTGGTGCAGGCGATCCATGCCTGTGCCGTGCAGTACCCAAGTGTGGCTGGATTGGTGATGCACATCCTCTTGGATTTCCTTGTGTATGCTGACATTCCTTCAGCTTCGGGTGTCATTATGTTTGTGTGTGACGTCATCGGGGCCGATCCTTTGCTGCGTGTTTCCGTGATAGTGAGGCTGGTTGACTTGTTAAGTTTTATCCAGGATTCCTTCATCTGTTCATGTGTTCTCTGGATCCTTGGGGAGTACTCGTTTTCGCTATCTGAGGTCCGGAGAGCCATTTCAACCATTTTGCAGACACTTGGAGATCAGCCCTTCAATGATGTCACCGAGAAAAGCGATGAATTCGATTCATCCAAGACGGTCAATCCACTGAGGGGCTCATGTAATTTACGTTCTAAGAGACACATCGTTCTTTCAAATGACACTTATGCCACACAGACTGTCGTCACCGGTGAATCCATTTTTGATTGCGCTCCTACTAGTGGGTTGTTCGATTGCACGCATAGTCTCAGATTTCTCATTATGTCAGGTGATTTTCACTAGGGCGCCGTTGTTGCGTGTACGTTGACCAAGCTTGTgctgaggctggaggaggttgagccATCTAATAAGGTTGAAGCAAACAAGGCATCAGCAGAGTCTTTCCTGATCATGGTGTCCATGATGCAGCTGGGGAAGTCCTCTTACCTTCCCCACCCTATTGACAGTGACTCACATGACAGAATCGTGTTCTGTGTGAGGTTGCTTTGTAGCACTGATTATGATCATGCGAGGAAGGTTTGGTTGCTGTCATGCCGCCAGAGCTTCACAAAGAAGCTTGCTGAGAAGCAGTCCAGGAAGAATAATGAGAAGATGAAGGTCGAGGCACAGAATGCCCATGCACATCCTGATGATTCCATTGATTTCTACCACCTGAGGAGCAGGAGGGGAATGGGCCAACTTGACTCGGAAGATGAGTTCCGAGATGATTTAAAGGCTGCAACTGGTGAACTCAAGGATGCAGATGATGCAAATAATTTGAACCGCCCTATTCAATTGACAGGGTTAAGTGATCCATTGTATGTTGAAGGATTTGTTACTGTTAATCAATATTATGATACTGTACTTGATATTACCTTCGTAAACCGGACAGAAGAAACAATGCACAACTTGTGTTTGGAGTTTGCCACAGCATGTAGAAATGCAGTACTTGAGCGCTCTCCGAAGTACACTGTGGCTCCTAACGCAAGCGAGCAAATCCAGGCCAACATCAAGGTTTCTTCATCAAATGTTGGAATTATACTTACTCGCATCGTTTACGAGACTTCAGATGAAGTGGGGCCTTCAGAGGTGATCTTAAAAGATATGAACATTAGCATTGCGGATTACGTGACACCTGCTACATGCACTGATATCGCTTTCCGGAAGATGTGGACTGAGTGTCCCTGGAAAGTTAAGGTGAAGGTCAATACCGTGCTTCATGATGAGAAGGCATTTGTGAACTTTATAATCAAGTCAACAAACATGAACTGTCTAACACCATCGTCTGCGCTTGATGGTGACTGTTGGTTTGTTGCTGCCAATCTCTACGCCAAGAGTGTGTTTGGCGAGGATGCTTTGGTGAACATCAGCATAGAGAAGCAGTCCAACTCTAAGCTCAGTGGCTACATCGCTATACGTGGCTATGTCCAAGGACTGGTTCTTAATTTGACGCATACACTTATCCTTAAACAGCAGGCTACAGTTAACGCAGCAATGAGCGTGTGAGATGGGCCACAAGTATTATCGTTACCTGTATGAACGTGGCTATGTCTATGTCCatgtatttttctttttttattaaacACATATGTTCAGTGTTTCGATAACAAAATAGATGTCAAACACGGAAATATTTATGAGAACTCAGTATTTTATTCATCACCGTACATATTTCAAGTACATGGATGTTAATTATATGCTCTCGTAGGAGTTTGCCTGTCTATTTGTAGAGTTCATCATGTAGAATACAACAGTGCAAAATAGATTGAAGTTTGACACTTTGATATAAGAGAAATAATCGCTAGAAGAGAGAAACATGAGCGCACAAAGGTAGCACGTAATCTTGACTTCCCAAGGGCTTAAGAGAAACATGATGCAGGGAGGCCGCCTTCCAACACTGCTCGCATACATTTCAACAATAATTCAAACTAACTGGACAAAATTCTTTCAAACACTTCATAATTTATTCAAGTTCAGTTATAATTTACATAAAAAGGTCGACATTTCGACCGCTTAACAAAAAACTTGCAAAACAACCTAAACCACCGGACGACCACCTCATAAGCGTGGCTGCCGTGCCTTGCCGCACCGCTATCggtgtcctcgtcgtcgtcgtggcGCCGAAGGGCCACGGCAGCCTTGTCCGGTGGCTGCCTGCCGTTCGCGCAGAAACCGCTCGGTACCTCCTGCTGTGCGGTGCCGAGTGACGCCGGGTCCACTACCGATGTTGCCTTTGGAGCCCTGGCGGCGGCCTTGCCGCGATCGGCGTTGGCGAAGCGCTAAGCGACCACTCCTCGCCATCAAGGCAATGGTGGCGCCTGGCAGCCGTCTCCGTGATTGATAGAGTAGAAGTGGTTCAATGGATCATAAAAAAGCATGAATGAAAATTGCCCATTCACATATCtatataagttcaacaatggagaaATTAATATCAAACTCAAATAGAAACTAATCGGGGATGCATGCAAAAaaaatgaggggggggggggggaggggggtattTGTTTTCTAACCCATTTTGTATCTCTTTAACAGATCCACGAATATAAACATGGGATATCTTTGGACGTATAGGGACATAATAAAATGACCTTAATTGCTAAATACAAAGTAGCACTCAGGCATTAACACAAATTACAATATAAGACATATTAGTTATGTAATAGTATACTCTCTCGACCTTCGCTATAGGATGCACCCATTGGAAAATTGACATGGCAACATAGAAAAAACAAATTAAGGCACAAAAACAGTAGCTTCCAACACAAGCTCGGTCGTACGACGAACCATGATCCCATACACTTCACTCATATCAAGCTTCTCCGGGTTCCCACCATCGGGAAGCTTCCAGTCGAAGTGATAGAGAAGGCTCGCAAGAGCCATTTCGATGTTTGATACTCCAAACATCATACCGGGGCACATTCTCCGTCCAGCCCCACCTGGGAGGAACCTGAAGTCCATACCACCATAATCAACCTTTTCACCGTCAAACCTCTTGGGCATGAACTCGCTCGCGTCAGTCCAGCTCTTCTCATCCCTACCGATTGCTGACACATTCACGAACACAGTGGTGCCCTGTGGAATATCATAGCCCATGACCATTGTTTGCTCAGTGCAAAGCCTCAGCATGAGCAATGGCACCGGTGGATGCAACCTGAAGGTCTCCTTGATGACCATCTGTAGGTAGTGGAGCCGGCCATCATTGTCGGCCTCATTCACCTCGGTCTTGCTGTGGAGGACTCGGCGAACTTCAGATTGTGCGGCGGCCATTATGTGTGGGCTCCTCATCAGCTCAGACATTGCCCAGATTGTTGTAGTGGCTGTAGTCTCTGACCCTGCAACGAAAAGATCCTGCTGACACACACGGAAATATGTGAGACTGAAATATCATGTAGAAAGCAAAATGTTGTAGCTAGGAGGGTTCAAAATTTCAGTAAAAGTTATGTTAATTATGGTGGGTATTGGAATATTTGTAACATTCAAATTTTGCACCATATTAACCTAATATTAAGCCAAATTTTACATTAGGAAAAATTCATCTGAGTTAATTACATTTTCATCGCAAACCAAAATATTTTCCGAAATTCCTATAAGATCCCAAAATAATCTGGTGCCATTTTTTTGTTATATCATCTCTTGCCAAAAAATTCCACTACTGGAATTTTAATGGAAAACATAACTGGCGACCGTTCGATGGGAGAGAAATGCATTTCGAATGAttttcctggcagttttagttctaTTGGAAGTGACATTTTCTTTAGAACAACATGCAATTTTCTGGGAGGATAGCAGTTTTGAGCCTTCACTCCAGAAAGTGCcatgctcttatgaagaaactGCCACCCCGACCAACTAAAACTCCATCAAAATGTTTGCAAATGCCACCCCTCCCAGTGGACGGTCGCCAGATAACGGGGTCCAATTTTAAACAATTGTCTTGGGTAGCTAGTGGTGACTGATGACTCACAAAGAGGACGCCGCTGATGTTTTCATGGGTGAGGGCGACCACGCCAATCC is from Triticum aestivum cultivar Chinese Spring chromosome 3A, IWGSC CS RefSeq v2.1, whole genome shotgun sequence and encodes:
- the LOC123059456 gene encoding desmethyl-deoxy-podophyllotoxin synthase-like; this translates as MMNDIVMRASVGDRCAQLDAYLEELDMVLDLMSGFNLIDLFQASRLTRAIGGQPLRATWELHRRIHSIMDAMINNHRTAMEGEEDNDARREQRGDILTTLLQFQRDDRIGVVALTHENISGVLFDLFVAGSETTATTTIWAMSELMRSPHIMAAAQSEVRRVLHSKTEVNEADNDGRLHYLQMVIKETFRLHPPVPLLMLRLCTEQTMVMGYDIPQGTTVFVNVSAIGRDEKSWTDASEFMPKRFDGEKVDYGGMDFRFLPGGAGRRMCPGMMFGVSNIEMALASLLYHFDWKLPDGGNPEKLDMSEVYGIMVRRTTELVLEATVFVP